DNA from Hwangdonia lutea:
GTTAAAATTAACTTTACCATGAATACTACCGTATTTGGTTTGTCTTGAATAATTAAACAGATAATACTGCATGGGGTCGAATACTTCTGAATATATTTCAACCGACGAGCGTAACCCTATTGTGTTTAAACTTAATTTATCCATTAAACTGGTTTTAAAAGATTGAGCTTTTTCATGGTTTGGATGTGCTTTTAACAATGCCTCAATGGTTTGCAATGCTTCGTTTTGCTCGTTGGTGTCCTCTTGGGCACTCGCTTTTAAGTATAATAATTCTGGGTTGTTAGGAAAATGGGTTAAGGCCTCGTTCGCCATTTTTAAGGCACTAAAAGGCGACTCGCTGTACAGCTCATTTTTAATGGCCGCTTCCCATGTGCCTAATCGATTAGAGTCTTTTTTTAGAACATATTCAAAAGCTTCTTTGGCTTTTTTATATTTTCCATCCCAAGAATATGTGCTTCCTAAAAAGTCTCTGATATCGTGATAATCTGGATACTTTGTTAAAATCAACAACAAGGTGTCCTGTGCTTGCTTTCGTGCATTGTTAAATGCTAGTTCCCGAGCTACTTCAAAAGCTCTGTCGGGGTCACCCTTAAAAACATTTTGCTGGCTAAATGCGCCAAAACTGATAAGAAATATTACTATATAATAGAGTTTTTTCATGATTTGAAACGGCCTTTACTGTAAGGTTTTTTTAAACGTTAAATAATCGGTGTTCTTTGGGTGTTTATTAATAATACTATCCATTAGTTTAATGGCTTGGTTGGTATTTTGGTTTCTTAAATACGCTTGAGCCATTTTAAAACTAAGATCGGGTTCTTTTATTTTATTTTTTATGGCTTTTTTAAATATCGCTTCAGATTTGTGCTCTTGATTTGACCACCAATACATATCTAAAAGTGCTAAATAGCTATCGTAATAAAAAGGAGATCGTTTAACAA
Protein-coding regions in this window:
- a CDS encoding YaiO family outer membrane beta-barrel protein, encoding MKKLYYIVIFLISFGAFSQQNVFKGDPDRAFEVARELAFNNARKQAQDTLLLILTKYPDYHDIRDFLGSTYSWDGKYKKAKEAFEYVLKKDSNRLGTWEAAIKNELYSESPFSALKMANEALTHFPNNPELLYLKASAQEDTNEQNEALQTIEALLKAHPNHEKAQSFKTSLMDKLSLNTIGLRSSVEIYSEVFDPMQYYLFNYSRQTKYGSIHGKVNFNRRFASNGVQFEVDLYPKITKGLYAYLNVGVSGSSLFPDIRYGFELYKSLPKSFEASLGLRALKYAETTTIYTGSVGWYTGNDYWSFRTYITPGDSGASMSGTLNYRKYRSNSDNYFSVDAGMGFSPEIYRFEFEGNENDIINLKSQKLNLGYFFTSKNNKNAWGIRSGIVHQEMSFNPGSYLWIFDVGLSWNMKFR